In a single window of the Gadus chalcogrammus isolate NIFS_2021 chromosome 20, NIFS_Gcha_1.0, whole genome shotgun sequence genome:
- the LOC130373063 gene encoding C-type lectin domain family 17, member A-like: protein MEQQKELSTLSTLKQRFDEQLKDNIKRSEHSPGLCNSCIAGIGDWDWQIESLVYLAGQTCPEGWRKFENACYHHSDQKKSWNNGRNDCIKKGGDLVVIDSSQEQYEGDFWIGLTDLEQEGTWKWVDGAPLILSNWEEKQPDNGNKIAKYGEEDCAQNRRPTWNDVSCDTNLQWICEASAEDAQISMAQ, encoded by the exons ATGGAGCAACAGAAGGAactctctaccctctctaccCTGAAGCAGAGGTTTGATGAACAGCTGAAGGATAACATCAAAAGGAGTGAGCATTCGCCT GGCTTATGTAACAGCTGTATTGCTGGAATAGGGGATTGGGATTGGCAAATTGAGTCCCTAGTTTACCTCGCAGGCCAAACGTGCccagagggatggaggaagtTTGAGAATGC ctGCTATCATCACTCGGACCAGAAGAAGTCCTGGAATAACGGCAGGAATGATTGCATTAAGAAAGGAGGTGATCTGGTGGTTATAGACAGCTCCCAGGAacag TATGAGGGTGACTTTTGGATTGGTCTGACTGACTTGGAGCAGGAAGGGACCTGGAAATGGGTTGATGGAGCACCACTGATTctaag CAATTGGGAGGAAAAACAGCCTGATAACGGTAATAAAATAGCCAAATACGGGGAAGAAGACTGTGCCCAGAACAGAAGGCCCACGTGGAATGACGTCTCCTGTGATACCAACCTGCAATGGATCTGTGAAGCATCAGCAGAAGACGCTCAGATCTCAATGGCTCAATAA